The Plasmodium falciparum 3D7 genome assembly, chromosome: 12 genome contains the following window.
AAtcaaatgaagaagaaagtaTCAAATCAAATGAAGATGAAAGTATCAAATCAGATGAGGATGAAAGTATCAAATCAGATGAAGATAATCAATCAGAAAATAGTATAGAATATGAATCTGGAGAAAGTCAAGATTATGAATCTGATAAGAGTCatagaaagaaaagaaaatacaaCGAAACAGTAAAACATACATATGATGTAGAAGAGAGTATCGAACAACACACATGTGATCATTCATCTACAGGATCATGTAAAGCAAGAAATTGCAATGGAATAAATGACgaagaaattattaattttttaaaaagtaatgataaaaatgtatataggaaatatttaaagaatttATTGGTTTGTGATAAAAAATGTTCTATAGAGAATCATAGTGAAGAGAAAGATTTATTTCTGAAAAGAGTACAAAAATTATGttcattaataaaaaataaaaagtttaATTATAAGTATACAGATTACTGGAAAAAGAAAGTACACTTTAAATGTTGTAAATTACAAAGGgcatataacatttttataataataatattttctatagtaaaagaaataaaaaatctaaccaaagaattaaatgaaatgagtaatttcatttttataaattctgGAATCGAaacatatttaaatgaatGTAATATATCTCTAGTtcagaaaagaaaagaacataatgatataattaataattattttaatgagaataatataataaatagtttcttttttaaaaagtatttttgtaaagaagaaaaaaaaaaaaaaaaaaaatatatatcttatatacCATtgcataattataaaatattatttttatgtttacaagaaatatttaatgataaaaatatccATGACAAGTTAGAAAAaatatcttattatatagAATTTGATGATACTAATATATTACCAAATTATtgtaattctttttataaacactttaaaataaatgaaatgtatttatatcatattcaaagtttatataatgatagtGTACCAACAATACCATgtttaaatatgtttatatcatgtatgaattataattatggtaagatacataaaaagaaatcactttttaaatatgaattaaataatacacATTTATCAACACTTCCATATGTATACTGTTGCGATatacaattaataaaatatttcgaattcttaaaattaaaagaaacatgttataaaataattaaaaataataaaatatatgataatttcTTAAGTCATTTATCCTCATACATATTTGATGATTCCTATTTCATTATACCATTTTTTACTTCATATGGAAAATTTctgattataattaaaacaaacaaaaatattgataatttACAACAATCAATGGATACcctcaaaaataaaaactcaATCACATATGATGTTATAATAAACAGTTTTGTATTTCCGAATGATAGCAGTTTTCAAGCTATTATTCATTTCTctcacatttttataaacacGTTGAAAAACTTATTCAAAACACGAAATTCGGATGAGGATATTCCAGACATAACATTCGAAAACTTATTAAACGTAGACAAGAAGAGGCTAATATAtcatgtaaaaaaaataaatattaatatgaacatatgtgtctctattataaatatatttattaaaataaaaaaaaaaaaaaaaaaaaaaatatatatatatatatatacatatattttttttttattaggaAATAGAATCTAATAAGAACAAAcgtcatattattatgaacatGATTTTCCTAATAGAATCCTTTTTCAAGTAACACCCATAaactatttattttattataaaaacaattcatattattcttatataaatatgtaaatatgtaattatgtaaatatgttaatatatatatatatatattattcattgtattatatttttattttgcaGTAATACTGAAAAAACCAGAATTCCCAAAGAGTTTGACGAAGGGTTAAGGTTCTTGTATGTTATAAGGCTCCTTGAATTTTTTCACGAAAAGAAAGAACATCAATGTTAGATGTGTAAATAAGGATATATAACAATCAACAAAAcatacacacacatatatatatatatatatatgattacattttcaaataatatatattataattttatgtttatatagatcatatatttcttaaaatttaggctcataatatattttttttttttttatcagtTAATAAAAACACTTAATATAATGGTcctatatatgttcatttttaatatatagtaatgatatattatatcatggattttttttttttttttttttttatatataaaaatatataattcaagaTAACTCTTCCTcaaatgaattaaataaaatataaaataaaatgaaaataaatatgactcaagatataaataaataaatatatatatatatatatatatatatatatatatatatatatatattatttggatAGATCAAAATAAGTGTCATGGTCATGTGTAAATTAAcctaaaaattaaatttatttataagtcTATTATTAATTcagatgaacaaaaaaaaaatatatttaaaaaaaaattatatatgtataatcaaaagaagaaaaagggTATATGGAAAACCAAACACAATTAcataacaacaaaaaaaaaaaaaatatatataaatataaaatgaaataaaataaaactaaatgcactaaaaaaaaataagtaatataaaatatatacatatatataatgggaatatttttttcttttcatttattttatttttacttatatatttatatatatatttttttttttgcttgaatgtaaaaatgaataaatccttaattaaaaagaaaaaaaagatatatatttcacatatatttaatttataccTTCCACTTATggattttcatatattatttttttccacaaaaaaaaaatagaaaaaaaaaatgtacacatataaaaGCATATAgctatacacatatataaataaataaataaatatatatatatatatttatttatatttatatttaatatcattaacttaaaataagaaatgtTGCATATATTGGAAAGTGGTCACTTGGATGATGTATGTATGTAGTTTTATAAGGAATAATACCTAGaaagaattttataaaatataatgatttataataattttgtataGATGTTTGTGGGACTATAATTTCGACATTGGAATTATTTGCAACTAGGATATAATCTAAAGTATATTTgtgtttataattataatctcTTTCGATATATCTGCAataatcatttaaaaaagagTCATATGTTGTATCTAAAGATTTTTTTGTTACATAACTATTTAAGTAATTATCTGATAAAACCTTATCTAAAAATAATCTATCTGCATTATATCTTATATTAAAATCTCCTACAAAAAACAATGATTCGAATTTCTTAATAAATGTACTAGGAATTCCTTCATATACCCATTTGCTTAATTCATCGATTTGTTTCCATCTACATTTTTGTTGTTCTTTATTATCACCTGCTTGTAAATGTGTTGCTACAACATTTACCTTTTTGTTCATTACAtcacattttaaatatatagctCCTTTGGAACAAAATACATCCGGAAATTTACCACTAGAATAAATTAATGCGTGTTTATGTAAAATTTTGTGTTTTGATAAAACAATCACACCCCCATtaacaaaatgaaagaaTTTTCGTTTTCCAGTTATGGTATCAAAATTTGAATTATATGAACTATTTGAATTTTCACTTATATCTTCAGAAATTTTACTTAGCTTATTCTTATgattttccttattttttcGTATGTATTCCATCTGTTCGCTTACATAATTTGATATACCACGAGAACtttcaatatttatatttgtatcaCTTGAATGAAATGATAAGCCATCTTTTTGTCCTGTACTTGATGAACTATCATTGTAATTATCATGGCGCTTGTAATTGCGACCTATTACATTTGTGTGGTAAGGAAAtttctcttttattttaCCACTTGTTAAAAGTTTATAGCATTTTTTGGTAAACACTTCATTTAGAACTAATATAtcaatatcatatatatcatcaagtgaacatatataatcaATTATTGCATTTCTTCTTGTCCAGCTGTTCAAATGCACACTAAATGGAATGGACAACATTTGAATGTTGTACGACATAATTGTAAGCTTTACATCTTTTGATATTTCTATTCTTGGCATCTTTATTACTTATAAACATGAATGATATtaggtttttttttattattattttttttttttttttggctaGTTCGTGtaccataaaaatatattacatggatgttaataaatttttttttttttttttttttttttggctaGTTCGTGtaccataaaaatatattacatgaatgttaataattcttttttttttttggctagtattatatcaaaataaaaaaaaaataaaataataataaaaaaaaataaataaataaataaataaataaataaataaataagcaTTCATTTGTTCttaattattattctattatatttatttattatttattattttcttttttttcttttttcttttttttttggttgtTGACACTACATcagaattataaatattgaatatatttttttagattagattattttattattatttctttttttttatagatatgaaaaattctaatttaaaaaaaaaaaaattaaagacaAAGCATATTATTCTTagtaaacaaaaaaaaaaagaaaaaaaaaaaatacgcataaacatgaaaataaagatatataattaaaataacacacatatataaaaatataatataatgtttaAAGAATGATATCAATATTTTGATtagtcttttttttttaataatatgtaaaaataaatccctctatataacatttttggTGTTTATATGAATCACaaattgaaaatataatgtgtaaaatacatatactaGTAGTTCGGTACTTgtactttttatttgtattaattttttttctttttttaaaataaatacacataaaaatataaaaataaaaatacaagaaatataatggtatgaaaaaaaatatgtacacatatatatttggtaatatatactattattcatataataatatttttataatattatgtaaatataatatatatatatatatatatattttcttatatataacattattttGTGTACACATTcggttatattatatatatatatatataaagaaaatcaaacaaataattagtctaaaaaaaaaatgtcaatatatataagattttTAATTCTCCATGAATGTGTAATATGTtaacaatattttattttactataattaaaaaaaaataataataaaaaaatgcatctttcaaataatttgtttctttgttataattaatatatatatataaaagaaaatattttagatATGTcctttcataaaaaatattacaaaaacaaatattttcaaattaaaataatttatttttaaattttcattaaaaataaaattaaaataaaaaaataatttttttttttttcttaaatatataatgaataaatattaaatgtgCACTTGAATAGATGTAaaaagtatacatatatatataatatataacatttatgTATGCATATACATACTactgatatatatatatatatattattatgtatatatatcacatatatatatatatgcataaattatactataatatattatatatatatattatatatcactatatattacatatatatatattatatatatatatatatattttatatgtatatattataatatatataatttttttttttttttttttttttttttttttttttttataaatattattttatttatttatttatgttttcatctttattaaatttcttaattctcataatatatatgaatcaAAATTtagattttatataaataaaacaagatACAAGTTcaaattaatatttcttatgaatttaaaataaattgttatttatgatttatatttatgtaatatgtTGGAAAAATTCAATGTATTCTTATctacaaattttttttcaccTTACAAACCTTTATAaatctaatatattatatatataagatgaGTAAAACAAaggacgaaaaaaaaaaaaaaaaaaaaaaattgtaaaatacaaaacatactgatttgtataatattttaataattaagcTCAGATAATAATTaagtatatacataaattttttttgtttcataTGAAAGTAAAGTCtatgtttttaaaataaatgcattttacatatttcattataGCGCATTGTGCGAAAAAGAACATATAAttgaataaatttaaatgagtaaaaaatttatatataatatacatttgtatatttatattgaaggatttattataataattaagaaccctatttatatatacacacacatatataaataaataaataaatatatatatatataaatatatatttatttatttatatttatatttttctatatatttatatttttctatatatttatatttttctatatatttatatttttctttatattcattttctttaattttattttatatttttaccttttatataattatataaacacgtatgataaaatatggaCAATTCCAATAAaggtatataaaaaacaattGAAGGGATCTTTTAGTAAAtgtgttaatatatttattcatagcattataatatgatagtGTGTATGAGAGATACTAAAGTATAATAAGacgataaaataaatacatggTTATTTTAACctgttgttttatttataaaatataattttatattattataatatttttatttatttattttatttttttatttatttttttgtacagataatataattaaaataaatgttgGAGGGAAGATTTATATGACTACTCTTAATTTAATATGTCGATATAAAAGTTCCTATTTGTACGAAATTATATTAGGTACTTTATTTTttgcatatattttatatgtgaaatgtatatatttaaacttgaatatcatttttcatttttataaaacatgTTTTGGTTAAatcatttcattatatatatatatatatatatatatatatatatatttatttatttatttaattttttattgttttatttttatttttttggatttgtattaaattttcatttattccTTTTAAATACTTTGAAGAATAAATCTGATTCTTCATGTAATTACAACTCTCGCGTTTATGTAATAATGTGTTactctttttatattaatattttgaatgatatgtatttataaatattgtatatCTGTTTATATTGTTAACCTTCCTTTTTGTacttatcataatattttgattttttttttatttatttgtagaTAACTATAATAAGGAGGAAATATTTATAGATAGAAATGGTATactgatataaatataaataaataaatataaatataaatataaatatatatatatatatatatatatatatatatatatatatatatatataaagttgtatatatttagtaCAAACATTTTGTtgataacataaatatatgaatgcatttatattttttgttttttttttttgattaggTAATCGTTTTGAATACATTTTAGACTTTTTAAGGGATGGTGTTTTAATATGTGAAAACGATATAAATGTActtacaaaaatattaattgaAGCAATTTATTTCAAGTTATTTAATTTAGTAAagattataaagaaaaagatttgtgtattatattctaacatagataataatataagcaaaaaaatttttaaaggtatttttaatactattgaaaaaaaaaagaaaaagaaaggtTATATGGAAGAAGCATGTAAATTAAGAAAATTATCGGAGAGCATTTGTGAGTTTAATGAATTGAAATGCTTTAATGTAAAAAGGAGGAAAAAATCttctataaatatttctGATAATGTGattaatatagataatactttaaaaaaagaaaagaaaaaagaaaaaaaaaaaaaaaaaaaatcttatACGGATGAAGAAGAATATAATGAGGACAAAATGGATGATGCAAAATATAAGAAGGATTTAATGGATGATAACAAATATAAGGATAATTTAATGGATGATAGCAAATATAAGGATAATTTAATGGATGATATCAAATATAAGGATAATTTAATGGATGATAGCAAATATAAGGATAATTTAATagatgatgaaaaatataaagagaaAGATGGGGACAAAAAAGAAGgagaagataaaaataatcaaaataatatgaataaagaaattcctgattatattaatagtGGTCCTGTTAATATATCAGAACGTAAGAATTGTATAGAAggttataatcatatatctCTTTCAGATGATACACAATATATAAACGTagataatatgtataaagaaagaaataatagGAATATAACATATGAAGAAcctaagaaaataataaataatgataatatatatatatccaataGAAATAATTCCattgattataatataaccAATAGCTTTATAAATAACAAGGAAgaaattaatgataataaaatatgtactcCTTCAAagaatatgatgataaataaaaagaaggaCAACTTTTTGCCCTTTCCAAAtgtgaaattaaaaaatgtggACAATAAGTATGTTTCCTTTTCTGAaaggaataatatattcttttacaaCAGTGGTAAgtttaaataaatgaaaaaaaaaaaaaaaaaaaaaaaaaaaaaaaaaaaaaaatttaaatatatatatatatttttatttattttattttctgcTTGTATTTTCAGAGAATCTATCTTGTAATAAGCAGGATATATTGCATGACAATTTTTCGAGAACACCAAATAAAAGTAACATTATGAATTATCAGAACTATGGAAACTATACTAGAGAGGcgaattataattataataataataataatacaaccAATTTATCAAATGATATACTAGTATATTCAGAAATAGATGACGTAG
Protein-coding sequences here:
- a CDS encoding sphingomyelin phosphodiesterase, producing the protein MPRIEISKDVKLTIMSYNIQMLSIPFSVHLNSWTRRNAIIDYICSLDDIYDIDILVLNEVFTKKCYKLLTSGKIKEKFPYHTNVIGRNYKRHDNYNDSSSSTGQKDGLSFHSSDTNINIESSRGISNYVSEQMEYIRKNKENHKNKLSKISEDISENSNSSYNSNFDTITGKRKFFHFVNGGVIVLSKHKILHKHALIYSSGKFPDVFCSKGAIYLKCDVMNKKVNVVATHLQAGDNKEQQKCRWKQIDELSKWVYEGIPSTFIKKFESLFFVGDFNIRYNADRLFLDKVLSDNYLNSYVTKKSLDTTYDSFLNDYCRYIERDYNYKHKYTLDYILVANNSNVEIIVPQTSIQNYYKSLYFIKFFLGIIPYKTTYIHHPSDHFPIYATFLILS
- a CDS encoding BTB/POZ domain-containing protein, putative; protein product: MDNSNKDNIIKINVGGKIYMTTLNLICRYKSSYLYEIILDNYNKEEIFIDRNGNRFEYILDFLRDGVLICENDINVLTKILIEAIYFKLFNLVKIIKKKICVLYSNIDNNISKKIFKGIFNTIEKKKKKKGYMEEACKLRKLSESICEFNELKCFNVKRRKKSSINISDNVINIDNTLKKEKKKEKKKKKKSYTDEEEYNEDKMDDAKYKKDLMDDNKYKDNLMDDSKYKDNLMDDIKYKDNLMDDSKYKDNLIDDEKYKEKDGDKKEGEDKNNQNNMNKEIPDYINSGPVNISERKNCIEGYNHISLSDDTQYINVDNMYKERNNRNITYEEPKKIINNDNIYISNRNNSIDYNITNSFINNKEEINDNKICTPSKNMMINKKKDNFLPFPNVKLKNVDNKYVSFSERNNIFFYNSENLSCNKQDILHDNFSRTPNKSNIMNYQNYGNYTREANYNYNNNNNTTNLSNDILVYSEIDDVEETSPFPIVSNVNLGEQIFSTTVDF